In one window of Leguminivora glycinivorella isolate SPB_JAAS2020 chromosome 10, LegGlyc_1.1, whole genome shotgun sequence DNA:
- the LOC125230490 gene encoding protein hairy produces the protein MVTGVGQPAAPEKKENRRSNKPIMEKRRRARINNCLNELKALILDAMKKDPARHSKLEKADILEMTVKHLEGLRTESSPDRFRAGYRHCLSEVARFPGLEAGLKKRLVKHLEGNVARPPGAPTPPSDAEDANAVPHSTILISAGPGSGVRLVPTRLSNGDLALVLPAGVSASALGAVPTLVPLSPRASSASSEPRCFSPASSGWGSPPPADEPAPLALVTRKTTEDKPWRPW, from the exons AGTAATAAGCCGATAATGGAGAAGCGACGGCGCGCGCGCATCAACAACTGCCTCAACGAACTGAAGGCGCTCATACTGGACGCTATGAAGAAAGAC CCAGCCCGCCACTCAAAACTGGAGAAGGCTGACATCCTGGAGATGACAGTGAAGCACCTCGAAGGCCTCCGTACCGAGTCATCGCCGGACCGGTTCCGTGCCGGATACCGGCACTGCCTGTCCGAAGTCGCCCGGTTTCCGGGGCTAGAAGCTGGGTTAAAGAAACGCCTGGTGAAGCACCTGGAGGGGAATGTAGCTAGGCCTCCTGGAGCGCCGACGCCACCGTCTGATGCTGAAGACGCGAACGCTGTACCGCATTCTACTATTTTAATATCAG CGGGTCCCGGCTCCGGAGTCCGCCTGGTCCCCACTCGCCTCTCCAACGGGGACCTCGCGCTCGTCCTCCCGGCCGGCGTCAGCGCCAGCGCCCTCGGCGCGGTGCCCACCCTCGTGCCCCTCTCCCCGCGAGCCTCCTCCGCCTCCTCAGAGCCCCGCTGCTTCTCGCCGGCCAGCTCTGGTTGGGGATCACCACCACCTGCTGATGAACCTGCACCTTTAGCGTTAGTTACTAGGAAGACTACGGAGGATAAGCCGTGGAGACCGTGGTGA